The Venturia canescens isolate UGA chromosome 4, ASM1945775v1, whole genome shotgun sequence genomic interval AGTGTGCTTCGGTCAAGTGTGCTTCTCGCGTGGCTTAGAGAAGGGGGAAGGGGGACGGggagacttatttttcgaattaGTGCGCCACTCCGAGCTCTCTCCCACCAATGTGGACCGGAGTACTCTCGGCTAccgggaagagagaaaaaacttcGTCCTGCCCCCATCCGACTCTCGGTCCAGGCACACACCACTCACTTCGGTACTCTGTGGCTCTCCTCGAGCCCCCTCGAACGGAAGCAGAGTCGCAAGTTCTCCCCACCCTTTCATCTCGTCATCGACTACGAGGCTgttagaaaatcatgtcaaaTCAACCCTTTGTGCCTTTTTCATCCCTCACGGTCGATCACGGTGACTCAATTTGGCGATAATATTCAGTCGTCCTTGGTGACtggattttttcgttttgtccAACCTTTGACAGCTTTCCTGATGACTGACGTCGTTGATTTCACTTACTTTCGACTTTTTCTCTAACTttgttttgtttgaaaaatttttcgatgaaaataactgTTCCCACGAGAAGTGATCCgtcaatttttccaatgattCGATGATCGCTCCTGTGATTTCTTCGTCTTCTAAACTCCCTCGTCTCTGGCTCGGTTTATTCGCGAAGTTGATCTGTTTGGCTGAaactcgaaatgaaaattcagtcAACTCGATCCGCTATGAgattttgttattattttttaaagcatgaaaaacaattttcgtttCACCCTTCAAGAGCAATGTTCTCCGGGACGTAGGTGGAGCTTACCATCCGCTCGTTCTCGTCCAACGCGTTAAGCTCAAGCGTCACGGAAGTTACTGGTCTCTCTCCACCAGCCTCGCCCCCACGTCCAATCGACGAGATTTCCCAGCGTTTTGCTTTTCCACCTCGGCCAATCGTTGCTCAACTCTCACCACGAGAGCTTGAAAGCCCCTTCGTATCCTAAGATACATTTGCACGTATATCTGTATACAGCCACAGTGGCAGTGGTGGCGATGACGAGTCTCTACTTCGCCCGAGAGCTTTCGCGACTCTTCGTGTACTCTTTCCCGGGCGCCTCGACGTTTAACttggagaaagagcgagaaagcAAGAGGCAGAGAGGGATGCACAAGAATCGACGACTTTTTCGAGGCCGGAAGTCTGCCTAGCCCGAGCTTCTCCCAAGTATATATACGTGAACGACGTCgtgcctctttctctcctttcgtGATGTGAGTGACGTAAAAGCTTCGTAGCTTTTCGATCTCTTGACGTCTTCACGACAactccttttttctcgttcttagAATCGATATGAAAATCTTAACGTTCACAGGATATTTATATTTCTGGTGCTTGTTCACGTGCTGAATTCTTTGCTCGCCATCAATAGAAAACGAAGAGCAAAAAgtggtggaataaaaaaaaaagctactTTCGGAATCAATGAcaactttttctcttccctctGCTCGggaaaatatacatttttttctctaagactttgtaatttcgattttttcaaatggttcAGTTATTCGTTGCTGTTGaatcaaactttttcaacACAAAATTTATAACCTTCTGGAAAATGAAATGCTATTTGTCGGGAGTTAATTTCTCTCATATCGAGCTTTACTCGAGTCAATTTTTGCGTTAACGGACCATCATTCGTACGTGAATTGGTACGTGATAAATATCTATACGGAAGATAGCGAAGTCTGTTAAGAAACTTTGTTGAATCGCTGCTAACGATTTTTGAAAGTTACTCTTCTCTCGTTCCGGCCAAGCATAAAATCGTGAGAAGTGCAAATGGCTCACGTAAAACTCTACTTGGCGCGCtagtttctctcgctctctctctcgttgttTCCCTGTCACAATGTTACTCTTGTATCGGAGAAACGATTCTGTTGCCTCGCCTATGTATATAGGAGTATGCTTTACATAACAATCGTCGCTAAAGACTTGCAGCAGTATTGTCCGTGCCACGTGTTAGTCTCTGGGCTTTTCCCGTGCCGGTTTAATTAAGTGTGAACCACAGAAGCCCGGGAGCGACTCACGCTTCACTTGACGCGATGATAGAGCCTCGCACGCTCCAGAGATATCGATGGGCGAATCATTCTCGCACTAAAATCCCTTCCGTCTGTCTTTGCGATCGTTGATCTTCGACTCGGATTCTTACGTTATTTCGCAAAGTGCTTATACGGATGAGCATTTTCAAATGCAGAAAAAATTAGAGGCCTTATCAAAAtccttgaaaataaaattgaagttcCATCAAatctttaatgaaaattcaattttttaacaacaacattcatttttcgattcaTCGAATCTACCGTGATTTAAGGCCTTACACTCGAAGCGGgcaaaaaacgtgattttcttgatgttttttttgtttagacaagaaaataaatgtttattgaaaaactgtgaacgtcATTCATTAACGCatatgttcatgtacttgtataatttttttcatcaaaaaatttctcaaagtggcgcaactccagctgtattccagtagcatctttttttgagcatcaatTGCGATGGAcacgataactaaaaaactgtAAATCCGATCCACACCAGATTTTtatcacttatttattatataataataacttaggcctggacgaaggatttgtaaaaattttgatttaaaaaaaaatggcaacagttttaacaaaaaattcgtttcttgaggtgctaaattctcgattttttttattgcaatttttttttcaacaaaatacgaaattcttTGTCCAGGCtctagctattattataataaataggtggtataaatttcgtatggatcggattaatagttttttagtaatcgtgtccaccgcggaagtatttttaaaaaaagacggttctgagataatcgcgtttgaaGATTCAAGTATTATAGACGACCACGCACACCGGGCGGACGGTTGAAACACCCATAGCTACGAATCTAATGttccgatctttatgaaatttggtgataatattCTTCGGACATTGTACTTAAAGAatgtgtaataaaaaaattttcaatttttccgccACAAGTGTATATAAGGCCTTAATTTAGGAGAAtgaagtttttcaattttcgaaataattgcgTTTTCAGATAACTTTTTCctgggaaaaataaaaaaaattaaacatttcAGTACCAACTAAATAATCGTTGTTTCCCTTAAATTATTGCAAAGTTCTGGCGAAGCTTTCAAGATATCAAAATCGCGAGGAGAAGAGCTTATAACCAGAGACTAAATTGTGGGCGCAAtgtccttttttctcaattcgatctaatcaataataaattataGGGGCATTCCCTGTACAACTTTGGTTCCCCTCTTTTTCTCGAGAAGCACTGCTAAGGTCTGAGCCCTACCGCTCAATTGGTCGCAATTCTTAAAGACCTTAATTGGCGCGGAAAATTATACCTTATTGCAACTACCCTCAGACAGCGAACACGAGGATATAACGGCGAAGCTTTTCGTGCCACCGTCTATGCTATCCGTGCTTATATATACCCCCCTTCATCCCGACGTTTCACCACTCAGTGCCTCTTTCTTCGGCTTTCCTTcccttccaatttttcaactcgGATATTCTTCGTTTTTCCCCAATCACAAAAGAATTACCAGCGATAGGATGTATCTCGAAATCGATTGAACTCAACGCTGCTGATCAGGGGCTGACATTTTTAGCAACGGTATTTGCATTTCTCGAGCCCAATCAGCCACTTCGTTTTCAGGTTACGTGGCAAATTACTTCGTCacgatcttcaattttcagcggTTACTCATTGTCAATGTCATTTGCAGTTTCGATCAAAACTCTCAAATTGCTTCAACCGAGGCTCGGACGACGAAGAATTTTGGAAAAGGCATGCACAAATACGTATTCGAAATCGAAGAATCGCCTCAATACAAAGGAAAACCAGCTGCATTCCAAGTCTGCTGCTTTACGTGGGTGTCGTTTTCGTGCAAAGTTTCGTGCAGCGTAGGAAAGAAACAAGAGAAACTTCTGCGAGTCGGGTACTATTTGACGGGTGTGGAATAAAGTAACCAGAGGAATAACGTTTCACCAGAGTTCATATTGGATACATATAAAAGGAGAGGGATCGTTGAGGTTCTTACGAGTGGGAAGAAGACCAAGAtcagctctttctctctcgtgcaTCTCCGCACATACGCATAtaagaatataaaaacaaGAAGACCGGATGACTGCTAACTGTTTGTTAGTCTTGGGTTTTAAAGTCCGCACGTCTGTCAGTCCGGAGATGTAATATTAGTGCTTGTATATAACCCTGTGCACGAGGCCTCGCGCCACACACTACAAAATTCGTATACGCTCGTTCATTCACTATTTTATATCCTCGTCTTTTAATTCTTCTTCCTTAGCTCTCGACCTCTGGTACATTTTATTGTAACACAAATGAGCGAGCAATTATGCTAAAATTTTAGCAAACTTTatttaaacactttttaatgttattgttgaattttttggcgagcttcattttctttcagaATCATTCGAAGAAAGcatctttgctttttttttgtttttgggcACTCTTTCATGAAAACGGACTTCAAGTGGGCCTTAAAACTACGATTATCCTGAGTCGGTTGTTGaaataattaagaaaaaatgtgtatccACAAATCCGGTTCAGCCTCAAAATCCCCCCGGAAAAGCGTgcagtttttcttttcatgttccttgttcgaaaaataacgattagTTTATCAATTCCGAGTTCATTCACATATTTATAAATCCCATCACTCTGCGCGCTTTCCTAAGGCCTGTagacaaaaacattttcaactaATGACAGCAATCTTAGCTGCACGAACCTTGGCTTCTTCCACCCACATGttgactttttgtttttttaatttcggaATTGTTAACATTGACCCAGACTCGATATAAATTCGACTCGGTGTTATTCTAACTTACGAAAGTCTTCTGAAGGTATTGCAAAAGACTTTGTTGATGatgcatttttattcaattttataaactCTTTAAGGAGGTTCAAGCGATATATGTAGGATACTATACGAAAAATAtgttagattttattattccaagttaatgaattgaaaatttgcgtGAATCTTGTTGaacagcgcttaattatgtgtaaaaaatttgaaaatgacatgttaaacatgggctcttgtggaagctttcgaaaaattgcaaactccaataataaatatctcaatttcgagACGGTGAATTATCGGCATATTCCGCcaaaagattttgaaaattttcattttgtaaaattggaaAAGAATTCTTCCATAAGATACGCTTGAACCTCCTTAAAAGACCGGTCTCCACGTTcctgaaagataaaaaaagatgTATAGTTGACTATTCATTGGAAACTTATAACGCTGTGTCGTTATTTTCATTCCTCAATGTGACGAATAGTTCTTTTGTATGTTTGTCTCAATTGAATCGCAACTGAAGTTGCGAAggtgtcaattatttttaattgcaCAAAGTCGAGCCGCTGCAGGGGTTATTGATAGGGAAAGTTGATAatcaaaagagagagagagagagaaagagaaatttctttcgaatttttttatttccattgaaTCAAACAGATCTTCTGACTGCTCCCACTATCCAACAGTGAGTAATGTGCCTTGTAACTTCTCTTCAAAACCGGTCAAAATTCACTTTCATTCTGATCTTCGGTCGGTACAAGAAATCTTCTCAAGTTTCCATCTCTATCGACAGCCATTTCTTCCCTTGAGAGAGTTCATTTGAGAAGCAGCTCCTTGCcctctgaatttttttatgatcctGGTGTCGTCACTCGTGGTTAGATGGCGTTCCAACTCAAAATCCACTGATCgagtcattttgaaaaaaatacgtgtgacGAAGCAGCTCAACTAACTTCACTGtttccttaattttttttattttcataaaagtgCATGATAACTAATCAACTCTCCAATGATAAATTTGAACAGAAGCAACTCTGATCGATAACGACAAATTTATTTGGCTGATTTACTGCTCAAATTGAATcaccaaaaatcaaaaaaggaATTCCAAATATGCATCTCTAAGATTTCTTCGAATTCAGTTGCAATGAATCGACAATTTTCATacgatcgatgaaaaatttcatttcccaTTTCTCTAAAAAAGCTTTTCCACAAGAAAAATCTCGATATTTATgcggaacgaaaaaattgtttttgtacGATTAATTTGAAACATCAAACGAAACTGTCATCAATCGAAAAGGTTATtgaaaaagataaacgattatgagttcgaagaaaaaataaataaacaggTCAATTAACGCTTTTTATGTGACCACCGCGACATGTGGGCACCGAAGAACACGAAGACTCATGTGTATATTTTAAAGGCACGCGTGCGTATCCTAGTGTCCCGCTGGGACTTGCGGCACGAGCATGTTTGGCCAGACGATTTTACCTTCCTTTTGGTCCTCCCTACGAGTCATCCACGGTGGCTTCTGCTGTTGCCCCTCTCAGACAGTCAAATAAGGATCAAATTACAATGTTGAAGCTGCAGTGATTGATTATGCGAATATAAAGGCCACTGCGTAATGGAGTTCTCTTCAGCAAACGAGGAGTCATTTAGAAATGTACACCGATTCAATGAAGACCTCGTGGATATTCATAGCAAACAACGAGAAATCATGGTCATTCCAAGATCCGAAGTGATTCCATAACATAATAAAGAATTATTGTCGTGACGTGAAACGAAGATCAAAGATCTGGAATTCGACTCAGGCATTCGGGATTTTCCAGGCTCCGGAAGAAAACACACTTTGGTTGAGTACGATCGATACTTTATTTTCCttaaaaactacaaattttgTACAACAATTTTAAGTACCCACGACCATTTTGTTTTGCACGTGCTGTCACTATTCGATAAACAAATACAAAGTTATGAACGTAATTTACGTATTTTCGAAACTAACACGATCTCGAACCTTCAAATTATGAGAATATTCGCAATAAAAATGTACACAGAAGTAAGTGCGAGGGAACGGAataggaaaatcgatttttcaataaaaagtcATTTTCCACCAACAGCCTGACGAGAAACTCGAATAGTTTGTTCAAAAGAAAGTTATTTTTGTGAAGCGTCTTACGAGAAGATGCGTGGCTGATGAGTTTGTCCTCCCAAAAAGCCTCCAAAGGCTTTTCTTTAATCCCATCAATGAGACAtgaattgaaacgtttatttttgaaattgcttTGACGAGTACCGTAATAACTCACAACGATTCGCGGATggttttataaattttcacgagctcGTGGTTCTCGTCAACTTCCCACGCTGACGCTGGACCAGAGTCATCCCTTATCCGGTAAGGCGGTCTCTCGTGATTAGTCGAGATCGTTTTGTGCGCTACAGGTGGACTACTTGAGAAGAGAAAGTTAGTAAGGCCAGAGCCAGCCCTTTGACTCGGCATGTGTGACTCGCGCTCATGCTCGATCCCCGTTCGAGAATCATAACTGGCACTCTTATCAGCTTGTTCCCATGGGCCTTTTATAGCTTCGGTAGCGCCATAAGCGCGATCGTGCGAGACCTCGACGAGTCAGCCAgcttttacttcatatattaTGGTCTCCGGCGCTCTATACAGGCATATACGTTTTAATATGTGCTGTGCGAAGGCTCGGGTCGACCACTTGACTGCCAGATGACCCGTCGTGCTCGCGCGCGATAACCTAAAAGCACCCTTGGGCTCGACTCAATCTCTCCGGGCTCACCtatttataaattcatttttgctatttttcatCATGTCATAATTTTAGACCGAGCAGCGACCATCCCTTTTCGGTAAGGTTCGACTTTAACGTGATTCTGCCTCGTTGATTCCTCGGAGTGCTGAATTAAGGGTTTTGCAATCGAtgattttcgtgaatttccGGCTCATTGATTTGGGCCttgattcaaaatttattgaaatacttTCAACGTTTTAGTACTTTGACAGTCAAATTTTACGATGTAATTATCGCACTATTTCGTTGCCttttaacgtgaaaaaattgttgatgatttttaatgtcGTCGTCATTTGGTGAAAACAGTGGAATGCATGCTGGTCAAAtgagtgcttaattttcaaaacgcttgcAGActaagttcaacgtaccgattaaatttaGTGTTAGTGAATTTGTACtgcagcatatcttattaatatgtaaaaatattgaaaacgatagtttttcaaaattatcaaTCCATAAATGCAAATCTccacgatgacacattttcactggtatttttcgaaGAATCATCTGCATTTTttgaccgattttattgcaccactTCTCAATTTGTTTCTTAACTGATTTTCTACAAATCCAtcatgtagtttttttttaacttgattaTTTTACTGTTGCATCTAATTGTCCATaatgcgaaaaaacattttcattaataatttctgaagaaatgaatttttttaaatctacaagatgaattcgtagaggatcattcgaggaacaaaatgagacttggtgcaataaaatcagtCAAAAAATGGCAGATAATTCtctgaaaaataccagtgaagaTGGGtcatcgtggaaatttgcattcatCAGTTCATAATTTTGTAAAACTATTGTTTTTAATATCGTTttacgttaataaaatatgcttttaTGCATatctattttgaaaatttagcacccaTTTGACGAGTATGCAGTACAGTAGTTACCttaaaaatgaacgatttttcgttGGAGTTTATCTTGTGAAGGTGAAACATTAATAAGATAGAAATGGAGTCGGAGATTGAGTCTCGAAAATGGAAATCATCCCTTAAGCTTGGTGGGAAGTTGACGACATTCTCGTCGGCTTATCCGGTCTCTGAAGCAGTCAGTGGAACGCGGCGAAAATCTCAAGTGGTGAAAACTTTTCGTTGCGCCAGTCGAggctacgatttttttctctcaaaatgACGTTTCCATAAAAAGACACTCGAAATGATTTCCGCCGTAAGAAAATCGTGAGGAAAAATAATGCGATGCGtcgaaaaacgagaaacgGAAAAGCAGCTGCTTGCGCTCGTGATTGCTTCTTTGGGTTCCTCCACTATACCATTCGAGCAGTACGAAGCGCACTGCCTTGTAATGCGTTTTGTAACGTTTACTCAAAATACTATAAGTGCGAAGGCCTAAATTGTCTAAAAAATCCTAAAAATACTTGCTTTGGTCGATTTTTGGTATTGTTCATTGCGCTCTAATAACACCATTTATCACATAGattattttgatgaaaatcgtataaaaaaatgttgaagtattttacaaaatgattaCAACGAAAGTGATAATGGTTGAATAAAATTACCAAAGTCTCTGGAGACTCTGATCCATCGTTGTAATCGGCTCGACGTAATTCACATAAGGCATTTGATAGTTCGTCGCGTTCATGTAATTACCGAAGTTGAATTCACCGTTGGAAATGTCCATGACGGTTCGATTGTCGTTCGAAATTGCTTTCTGGTCTTCAGGACTCGTCACAACGTTTTTGACGTCGTCAGGAAAGCCCGGCATTTCGCCCGGAAAGTCGGGCCTGAATTCTGCTTTGATcgatctcgaatcgatatTCTGAACGGTCGAACGGATTCCGGCTGGAAAATTGGAGCGATAATCGTGGGGCGACAAAATTTGGCGATTTTCGACGTTCAACATCGAGCGTGAGCAGGAATCGGGGTTCATTTCGTTCCTGTACTCGGGGCTAGGTTCAACTCGGATTTCTGCCGGATTCGGTCGATATTCCGGGCTCGGACGAATCTCGTTGACGCGGAAATCTGCTTGCATCGGGACGTTCAGTTCCGGACGGAAGTTCGACCAGTAAGGAGTGTTGCAACTCTCTTGGACGTTCGGCTTACCGTCTTTGATTAAAACCGGCACTgggattttcttcagtgacgGATGCTTCGAATTCTGAGCTTGGAGCTTCTCCGCGTCCTCGATACGGGCGCGCTTGTTTTTGTAACGCCGATTTTGGAACCAAATCTTCACCTGGGTACTCGTGAGCTTCAACGATTGGGCGAGCATCTCACGCTCCGGTGCACTCAGGTAACGCTGCTGCTTGAAACGCTGCTCCAGTTCGTACACTTGAGACTAcgcaaaaaaagaaataaacgtTGACGAATCGCTTCGTTTTACGGCCACaaacttttttactttcaaaatcAAAGTTTTGAGACTCACAAGGAGTGACGCAGAGTCACTCCAATCGTGtaataaagaatcaaaacaAATGCCAATTGTACAAAGACTTTTGACCACTCGAACGTTCCGTCTCAGAAAATCGAAGCATTTGCGCACCATTTTGACCGTCGGTAACGTACGATCGTTCAAACATCCTAAACTACGTAAATTTTCTCAAACAACAATGTACCGTTTATGAAAAGAAAGTGGAAAGAAGCTGTCATTGCTGCTTGACAACTCACCTGCGAAAATAGGACTCGAGGCTTTCGTTTCGTTCTCTTTCCAGACTGACTTTTTCTGAGTTCCGTTTTGCTGGACGTCACAACATTTCCTGCAAAGCAAAATCCACGTTCAAAAAATAGTTCATGGTGCGTCGAATCGCGATAGCTAGAAAAACAGAGTTCAATTTATGGAAAGTCAGCAGTGAAAAGATGCTTCTATGAACTTTCAGCAAACATGAAATCTTTTGTTAAATGTTCAAATGAGTCGTGTAAGGAAATACATACCTTCTTCGACGATGGGATTTTCTTGATAAGGTGGCACGATTTGGCTCAGTTGGTGAACGTGGCCCAGGTCGCCATAATTATGGTAGCCTGTCATCGTTTGTTCCTTGTATTTTTCGACGTCCCAATTGTTGTCGGGAATGACATTGTATCCGTAGTAATCCTGGGGCACGTGCCAGCCTTGTGGACTTTGTTGATGCGAACCGTAACAATCCATAACGACGAACTGTTGATTCTCGTTTAAAATATCGCGAACACTGAACGGGGTTGCGGACGAAACTGCAGTGGCCAACATCCTAAAGCATCCTGCGACGATCTCTTTGTTCTTCGATGTATTTACCACTCGAGTTGTACTCAGTAAAAGGAAACTGTTCTTTGTACGAACTCCCTTTGCAAACactcttttttcaatgaacgTTGTTGCTCGAACAACAATTTGGGAGCTGGAAACTTCACCGAAGATTCACGAAAGAGGAACAAACACTCACAACTATTAAAAACGCGAATAATTTTTCTGTCAATTCTTTCTCAAATATTTGGAAGAACTTTTCAAATGGTGTTTTATCGTAGCActaaaaattctatttttctcaATCCTCCTTGTAACGAATGTTCACGAAAAAGGTCGATTAATTCAATTGGGAAATCACTGATCgttgaaaattacgaaataataaaatattcgcGAGATGTCAAGAGTTGACAGCACGGACACAACATAGGGAGAGACTTTCTCGGTAAGTCTCGATGTCACAGCGATGGCTAATTTGAGGATCTTTGGAGGATCGTTATGGTTGAGCGGTCAGGTCGGAGGGCAGACGTCTAATGTGACTTGCTCTTGGTCGAAGAGAAGTCAAGTGTCGGATTCTCGACATCGAGACCcgagagtgaaagagagaaagagcatgAGAGAGTGAAAAGATCGTATGGATGTGTGGGCGAGTTGATCCACCGCAGCTAGTGAACGCAATGATTTTTACCAACACACACCCCCGCAGGAGAGGGAGCAGAGTGGTCTACTGTGGCCAGGTTATTTCAGACTTTGGATATCAGGCTACGTGAGGTCAAGGActtaaaaaacaatgaaataattatatttcatcggTTCAAAATACCCATGTGCGCcagtaaaaatattcaaattaagAAAGATTACGAGTTACTTGTGACttaaaaaagcaactgaagttttttgctcttttcatgatcaaaatttattctcgcaattattcaaattatgtgtaacttatttgttgagatcgattaatttttaatacaattgATAGCggtttaaatactttcgtGTACGCATATCTATATTGTGAACCAGatggctcatggtgttgtcaaaccttccaccgtctATGtcattattactcgttaacctcaaacaagtgtttttctttttccattcccaagggattttcaccggtaacaaggctttctcaagacatcattgatagctaataacattatattttcttattttcgtttttggctctcaaaagttgggaggatccttcATGAAATCCAGATCGTCGCAtaggaagtgtgcctgccatgAGAGCCTATGTATAACTCTTAAAAagtgtgattttcgttaattattgttttctcgacaactagacagtagatcctataataatttttgaaatagatgcacgctgtatatttctagcatatttccaaatttcaactattaaagttggaattttttattcgcgtgaacttccttaaatgTAAGCAAAAGaagggataaaaaaataaacgattatgACTTGCTAAAAATTCTGatttaaaatttatcaagattttTGGAATTGCTCAACGACGATGTGACTGCAGAAAATTCTGCTGAGCATTCCAGTTATTCCAGACTGTATATAACGGAGCAAGTATAAATTTACcacaaatttttgttaaaatcaaaattaatGACAACGTCAAATCACTTTATTTGTCTGGGAAAAATTTGACCTTAACTC includes:
- the LOC122409237 gene encoding homeobox protein Nkx-2.3-like, giving the protein MLATAVSSATPFSVRDILNENQQFVVMDCYGSHQQSPQGWHVPQDYYGYNVIPDNNWDVEKYKEQTMTGYHNYGDLGHVHQLSQIVPPYQENPIVEEGNVVTSSKTELRKSQSGKRTKRKPRVLFSQSQVYELEQRFKQQRYLSAPEREMLAQSLKLTSTQVKIWFQNRRYKNKRARIEDAEKLQAQNSKHPSLKKIPVPVLIKDGKPNVQESCNTPYWSNFRPELNVPMQADFRVNEIRPSPEYRPNPAEIRVEPSPEYRNEMNPDSCSRSMLNVENRQILSPHDYRSNFPAGIRSTVQNIDSRSIKAEFRPDFPGEMPGFPDDVKNVVTSPEDQKAISNDNRTVMDISNGEFNFGNYMNATNYQMPYVNYVEPITTMDQSLQRLW